In Edaphobacter paludis, a single window of DNA contains:
- a CDS encoding glycosyltransferase family 39 protein gives MTNPTLPESLASHSVLPASAPRRSTAISILCGLWLIIFFASLFRPPLLDDADATHANAARHIALTGDFVTLHVNGIRYLEKAPLPYWLDALSFRIFGFNTFAAHFPQAIAVLLLALLGFHWARRAFGDRTAFYTGLGVLTSIGVFLFTRIYIPEVLLTLFLCTALYCLLRCLDCNQADAISIETPQKHVISTGAKRSRETSAFSFSPRTYAYVMWASLALAVLTKGLVAIVFLAGTAVVYLALTGEYKNWRALKPFTGTILFLAIAAPWHILAGLRNTGGMNGHGFFWFYFVNEHFLRFLGKRFPKDYNKLPDYLFWSLHIVWLFPWSLFAPLAAIPAIRALRRNQALPRRGRPTYLGDVLTSFVLVWIAIFLKIKLHLGSTESVLLVLAFVVPAAYFRKRHRARLPIFDHAPRSFAQRTTLVLGLYAALVLIFFSLSTNQEYYTFPAYLAILMLIAASLTRAEDTFTTDKSSRGWIIFAHVAFMLIGFAVAITLAYGLWSSRHLAFIPDIGDVLAHRDVGNYTLSMSHFFDLTDASFAALRLPAGLAAITFCLGPAIAWLLRSKRRHLEATTALALTSAVFLIAAHIAFVRFAPMLSSKKIADKIQTLEASGAISRDNTVLMYGDQAYGSSIPFYLGRQVDLVNGRSTSMLFGSTFPDAPPIFLTGGDLLKVWGTGDRKLLFVPLEKRDDVDQLLGTNKILLQETSGKALYTDRPLDR, from the coding sequence ATGACCAATCCCACACTTCCCGAATCACTAGCCAGCCACTCCGTTCTACCTGCCAGTGCCCCTCGCCGTTCCACTGCGATCTCCATCCTGTGCGGCCTCTGGTTAATAATTTTCTTCGCCTCGCTCTTCAGGCCTCCGCTGCTCGACGACGCAGACGCGACCCATGCCAACGCCGCCCGTCACATCGCCCTCACCGGCGACTTCGTCACATTGCACGTCAACGGCATCCGCTACCTTGAAAAGGCGCCGCTGCCCTACTGGCTCGACGCCCTCAGCTTCCGCATCTTCGGCTTCAATACATTCGCCGCCCACTTCCCTCAGGCCATCGCAGTCTTGTTGCTAGCCCTGCTCGGCTTCCACTGGGCCCGCCGCGCCTTCGGCGATCGCACGGCCTTCTACACCGGCCTCGGCGTGCTCACCTCCATCGGAGTCTTCCTCTTTACCCGCATCTACATCCCCGAAGTCCTGTTAACCCTCTTCCTTTGCACCGCGCTCTACTGCCTCCTCCGTTGCCTGGATTGCAACCAGGCAGACGCCATCTCGATCGAAACACCCCAGAAGCACGTCATCTCGACCGGAGCGAAGCGGAGTAGAGAGACCTCTGCATTTTCTTTCTCCCCCCGCACCTACGCCTACGTTATGTGGGCCTCCCTCGCTCTGGCCGTGCTCACCAAGGGCCTGGTAGCCATCGTCTTTCTCGCCGGCACAGCCGTCGTCTACCTAGCCCTTACCGGCGAATACAAAAACTGGCGCGCGCTGAAGCCCTTCACCGGAACAATCCTCTTCCTCGCCATCGCGGCTCCCTGGCACATCCTCGCCGGGCTGCGTAACACCGGCGGCATGAACGGACACGGCTTCTTCTGGTTCTACTTCGTCAACGAACACTTCCTGCGCTTCCTCGGCAAGCGATTCCCCAAGGACTACAACAAGCTCCCCGATTACCTCTTCTGGTCGCTCCACATCGTCTGGCTCTTTCCTTGGAGCCTCTTCGCTCCACTCGCCGCCATCCCCGCCATCCGAGCCCTGCGCCGCAACCAAGCGCTTCCCCGAAGGGGACGCCCTACCTACCTGGGCGATGTGCTCACCAGCTTTGTGCTCGTCTGGATTGCGATTTTTTTGAAGATCAAGCTGCATCTAGGGTCCACGGAATCCGTTCTGCTTGTACTTGCTTTCGTTGTACCTGCGGCGTACTTCCGGAAACGCCATCGCGCAAGGCTGCCCATCTTCGATCACGCGCCCCGGTCATTCGCTCAGCGCACAACACTCGTCCTGGGCCTCTACGCGGCGCTGGTGCTGATCTTCTTCTCCCTCTCGACCAATCAGGAGTACTACACCTTCCCCGCCTATCTCGCCATCCTGATGCTCATCGCCGCCTCCCTGACCCGCGCCGAAGACACCTTTACCACTGACAAGTCTTCCCGCGGCTGGATCATCTTTGCCCACGTCGCCTTCATGCTCATCGGCTTTGCCGTCGCCATCACCCTCGCGTATGGCCTCTGGAGTTCCCGCCACCTCGCCTTCATTCCCGACATTGGTGACGTCCTCGCCCATCGCGACGTCGGCAACTACACCCTCTCGATGTCGCACTTCTTTGATCTCACCGACGCCTCATTCGCCGCACTGCGCCTGCCCGCCGGGCTCGCTGCAATCACGTTCTGCCTCGGCCCGGCCATCGCATGGCTGCTGCGCTCAAAACGACGCCATCTCGAAGCCACCACCGCCCTCGCGCTTACCTCTGCCGTCTTTCTCATCGCCGCACACATCGCATTTGTCCGCTTCGCGCCGATGCTCTCCTCTAAAAAGATCGCCGACAAGATCCAGACCCTCGAAGCCAGCGGTGCCATCTCCCGCGACAACACCGTGCTGATGTATGGAGACCAGGCCTACGGCTCGTCCATCCCCTTTTACCTAGGCCGTCAGGTCGATCTGGTAAACGGACGCTCCACCTCCATGCTCTTCGGCTCGACCTTCCCGGACGCGCCGCCCATCTTTCTGACCGGCGGCGATCTGCTTAAGGTATGGGGCACCGGCGACCGGAAACTCCTCTTCGTCCCGCTCGAAAAGCGCGATGATGTGGACCAACTGCTCGGCACCAACAAAATTCTGCTTCAGGAGACCTCAGGCAAGGCCCTCTACACCGACCGTCCTCTCGACCGCTAA
- a CDS encoding glycosyltransferase family 39 protein, producing the protein MSNRSSQLEQLPSHLPNAASAEARRAGPITAVPSPRRRWSPLSIAIIVIAWLILQIGGLFTPGLLDDVDSIYIEIAREMLRRHDFVTPYINGIRFFDKPPLMYWMAASSMHLFGVHDWAARLPLAFCVLLLLLAVYALGIRLFSRISPISHPDRGGFYAALALATSIGPYLYTRFYIPDILLALWMTLAVHLFLIALDRIHSAHPNSLGAPSFASLAKRGNIQSPLLPCIAFAAVMALNVLTKGLIGLVFPIAFVLLYLVFTKQLRLLRHFHLLSSTAVFLAIAAPWHILAALRTPPIALPSGLGLPATGGWAWFYLYNEHIARFLGRRIPHDYGQVPIPLFWLLTVIWIMPWAAFLPGAIADCTRILRHKISATARQHEAALSLLLWTLLVLGFFTLSSRQEYYGLPALPALALMAAGLLARADASATSRATGSALSWSLCFLVPGASALAALCGYFALTAPHPPPGTDIASLLAANPQFYNLSLGHLFDLTGAAMGLFRGPLTAVALAMIAIGPGSYLLRRFRRTYAANLTLAAAMIVTLLAAHTGLARFYPILGSKGLAEAIDQARQTNPEPNDLVILDGELTSGSTLIFYTGQQVHLINGRVNGLWYGSFWPDAPHIFETESSLRQLWASPRRIFLFTYSPEARIHDLTPIGPVHTLASAGGKTVLTNR; encoded by the coding sequence GTGAGCAATCGCTCCTCTCAACTCGAACAACTCCCCTCACACCTTCCAAATGCAGCGTCTGCCGAAGCACGTCGAGCCGGGCCTATCACCGCTGTCCCCTCGCCGCGCCGCCGCTGGAGCCCCCTCTCCATCGCGATCATCGTTATCGCCTGGCTCATCCTCCAGATCGGAGGCCTCTTTACTCCCGGCCTGCTCGACGACGTCGACTCCATCTACATCGAGATCGCCCGCGAGATGCTCCGCCGCCATGACTTCGTCACGCCCTACATCAACGGCATCCGCTTCTTCGACAAGCCGCCTCTCATGTACTGGATGGCCGCTAGCTCCATGCACCTCTTCGGCGTCCACGACTGGGCGGCGCGCCTCCCGCTGGCCTTCTGCGTCCTTCTCCTGCTCCTCGCTGTCTATGCGCTGGGCATCCGCCTCTTCAGCCGCATCTCCCCCATCAGCCATCCCGATCGCGGAGGGTTCTACGCCGCTCTGGCCCTGGCCACCAGCATCGGCCCGTATCTCTACACCCGCTTCTACATCCCCGACATCCTGCTCGCTCTTTGGATGACGCTGGCCGTACATCTCTTCCTAATCGCCCTCGACCGCATTCATTCGGCCCATCCCAATAGTCTGGGCGCCCCATCCTTCGCGTCTCTTGCGAAGCGTGGAAACATACAATCTCCCCTTCTCCCCTGCATCGCCTTCGCCGCGGTCATGGCCCTCAACGTCCTGACCAAGGGCCTCATCGGATTAGTCTTCCCGATAGCATTCGTCCTCCTCTACCTCGTCTTCACAAAACAACTTCGTCTCCTCCGCCACTTCCATCTACTCTCCAGCACCGCCGTCTTTCTCGCCATCGCAGCCCCGTGGCACATTCTCGCAGCCCTCCGCACTCCGCCTATCGCATTGCCTTCCGGTCTCGGCCTGCCTGCTACCGGAGGCTGGGCATGGTTCTATCTCTATAACGAACACATCGCCCGCTTCCTCGGCAGACGCATCCCGCACGACTACGGCCAGGTGCCCATCCCGCTCTTCTGGCTGCTCACCGTCATCTGGATCATGCCCTGGGCAGCCTTTCTCCCCGGCGCTATCGCCGATTGCACTCGCATCCTGCGTCACAAGATCAGCGCCACCGCCCGCCAGCACGAAGCCGCTCTGTCCCTCCTCCTCTGGACATTGCTGGTCCTCGGCTTCTTCACCCTCTCAAGCCGCCAGGAATATTACGGATTGCCCGCCCTGCCGGCGCTGGCACTGATGGCCGCCGGTCTTCTCGCCCGCGCCGATGCCAGCGCAACGAGCAGAGCAACTGGCAGCGCCCTCTCCTGGTCGCTCTGCTTTCTTGTCCCCGGGGCCAGCGCCCTCGCCGCCCTCTGCGGATACTTCGCCCTCACCGCTCCCCATCCGCCCCCCGGTACGGACATCGCCTCGCTGCTTGCGGCAAACCCCCAGTTCTACAACCTCTCCCTCGGCCACCTCTTCGACCTCACAGGAGCCGCCATGGGCCTTTTCCGCGGTCCGCTGACAGCGGTCGCCCTCGCCATGATTGCCATCGGCCCAGGCAGCTACCTTTTGCGTCGCTTCCGACGCACCTACGCAGCGAATCTGACCCTTGCCGCCGCCATGATCGTCACCCTGCTTGCCGCACATACTGGTCTCGCCCGCTTCTATCCGATTCTCGGTTCCAAGGGGCTCGCCGAAGCCATCGACCAGGCGCGTCAGACCAACCCCGAGCCCAACGACCTCGTTATCCTCGACGGCGAACTCACCTCAGGCTCGACCCTCATCTTCTACACCGGGCAACAGGTCCATCTGATCAATGGCCGCGTCAACGGCCTCTGGTACGGCAGCTTCTGGCCCGACGCGCCACACATCTTCGAGACCGAATCATCCCTGCGCCAACTCTGGGCCAGCCCCCGCCGCATCTTTCTCTTCACCTACAGTCCCGAAGCCCGCATCCACGACCTGACCCCCATCGGCCCCGTCCACACTCTCGCTTCCGCCGGGGGCAAGACCGTCCTCACAAATCGGTAG
- a CDS encoding PilZ domain-containing protein has product MELTERRRDPRYLCLGQVKLIRLPGIVWTGRILDLSLGGCLIEIRSLVYVSRGSVVELTVQTRGTALRMLGKVTFGGRLPSGRIGISFTRLSSGGQRQLTELIAEMEAPVVRNRMSLLQRQRGSKRATDL; this is encoded by the coding sequence ATGGAGCTGACGGAGCGGCGAAGGGACCCGCGCTATCTCTGTCTGGGACAGGTCAAGCTGATTCGATTGCCTGGAATCGTCTGGACCGGCCGCATTCTCGATCTGAGTCTGGGTGGATGCCTCATCGAGATACGATCGCTGGTCTATGTCTCGCGGGGATCGGTCGTTGAACTGACCGTTCAAACAAGGGGGACAGCTTTGCGAATGCTGGGCAAGGTCACGTTTGGCGGCAGGCTGCCGTCAGGGCGCATTGGGATATCGTTTACGAGGTTGAGCAGCGGGGGGCAGCGCCAGTTGACGGAGCTGATTGCGGAGATGGAGGCTCCTGTCGTCCGCAATCGTATGTCTTTGCTGCAGCGGCAGCGCGGGTCGAAAAGGGCTACCGATTTGTGA